In Fusarium oxysporum f. sp. lycopersici 4287 chromosome 9, whole genome shotgun sequence, the genomic stretch AAAACCCATATGTacaacatcatcattcaATACCTTATTAGAGGTGAATAATGAATCTAGTCCGCGAGATCGACAGGAGAAACATGAGCGATCATTGGCAAGTTCGCAGGCGTCACACTTGACACTCATCTTCTACAATCAGCCATGAATGGCAAGGCAAGAGAAAATCCTTTTTATCTCCTTTCAGCAGCACAGAACATTAAATGATTCATTCTCGTATCTACTACGCCAGGGACAAGCCACAATGCAAAACTTGTTACGAGAGGAATGAACATGACGGACAGCTTTGGGGAGTCGCGAGCTAGAAGGGTTCATCTCGCTGTGGAAAGAATGGAAACTTGTGCAATGCGCTACTGAGCCCCTCTCAGCTCTCCGGCCTCCTCGGATCTGCAACCTATTTGTCCTGTAATGCTGTTATACCCCGCAACGGTCGGACGGCACTGGCGCCCGAACGGATCCAGCAGTTAATAATCCACCAGATGTTGGAAAGGATGGAGGGGAAGTTCATCGCCTGGTGAGGGGTTGTCGTCCGTTTGCAATAACTACCTAGATGGTTGCAATAAGACGTTGACGACCTGGCATACTGCGCTCAGTCTCTAGCCACCCATTCTAGTCTGTATCAACTCAACTCAGGCGGCACGGATCGGGACGATACATCATTTGCTTTCAACGGCATTCACATCTTACTTGACTGGCTGTGAAACGCCTGGAACCTTAAAAGATGATGCGTAATTTCCTCTGACCCTTGCGTTTCCAGAGCAAAAGCTACGAGATCCACGCCAATAGCGGGCGGGTCCGCGGCAGTCTCCCGGTGTAGGGAGCCATGAATTTGGTCAGGCTCCACGTGGTGTCAAGGCGATGGATGGTGGAGTGCATTTTTGCTCCTACCTGTGTACTTTTTCCCTGGTTCCGTTCGTTTGAATTCACCCTTTGTGGGATTTCTCTGTTGGTGGCCTGCTAGAGACCCTCCCATCAAACTCAAAGACTAACGGAATGCAACCCCAATATCACACACAGATAACGCAAAACCAGCCACAGCTGCGCAATAGCtttgaggctgtcaagagGATGCACATGATTTTCCAAGCCAGCACCTCCCTCCGCAGATAGCGTTGTGGTGGGATGGAGGGGAAATGATGGACGTGCACATCGTCGCCGTAGTCATGGAGACGGACTCGCATGGCACCGTCACCATGGGCTAATATTTGAGCCAGACCTCCTGGCTGCGAGTAGGGGACGGAAAATGACCAGTCAGAGAGGCTGCTAAGTTCGTCTTGAAGTATTTCAAACTCGTCTGAGTAATTTTGTCACTTATTAGAATCCAGGTCTTACGTTTTCTTAACGTCCCCTAGCCGAAGAACAGGACGACGAAAGTAAGATTGGAGGGCAGGGGACCCAACCAGGTAGACTTGTCTTATCGGTCACTTAGCAGAGAGCGCGTTGTGCGATAGTAACAACCCGTTAAGGTCATGTTAGTACGGATTCGGTGATGTTATCCGGCCTCCACGAACCGATCTGACCTGATCATTGCTGACTCACTTGTGCGCACGAGTAAAACAAACAGGAGAGCATCGTTTCTTCGTGTCGATATGCAAGAGGTTGATTGCCGCAAAGCAAACAGAGCCGTCACCTGCAGTCGCTGGCTGGACAATGCCTCTTGTTTGCACACTCATCACTTGCATGCTGCATGATATCCGATACTGTCAATTCATTCGTTGGACATTTTAAGTCAAAGGGAACAGGAGAACGAGCGACCAGCCACTCGCGAGgcccctccccctcctgAATCGTGCGTACCCTGTATCAACCGGTGTTGAGTACCTATGAGAGGTCTGTTAATGGCTCTATTATTGTACAAGTCGTGTGTCAAAGAACGACCTGTTGCACCTTCCGGTCGGAACGACGAAACGTCAAGAGGTACTGAATTGAAGTTTTCGGCGATCTAACACACATGACAGAGAGTCTAAGAGATGAGGCAACAAGAACACCTGTATCTTGATTCTCTGGCAATTTGTCCACTCGAGGATAGGTATCAGCTGGGGGGTTTGAACACAGCCAGTCACCTTGCCCACCTAGAGATAGGCTTCTTTAATGGTTGTTGTTTGCCAGCACCATCTCCTCACACTAACTAGGTCGATACGTATTATTGAGGTGAACTACTATTACGCTTCATCTCGGCGTCTTCTGGCCGCTGCAACCCAGCCGTAACAACAGCCTGAGATGTTGTATGGATGTAGCAAGTAGACCTAGAAGCCGGCTATGTTGTGTCGGCCCCGTTTCTACTTTTGAATGTCACTGAATTGGAAACCTAATGAGTTGCCAAAAAGGGCTGACGGACGGGACCTGAAGGGTTTCATTGAGACGTGGTTTTTCCAGTGGAGAAATTCCATCCATTGGTGGAGGGCATGGAAATTCTCAGGTTGCTCTTGTTAGTGTATAGGTAGTGCCCATCTTGTAAGTTACAGTAGCCAggtacagcacagcacagtAGATAGGTGCAACTCAACTGCAAGGACGGAGAAATCTACTGTACTCTCCTTCATCGCTCCCACATCAACATTTTTACATTCTTCAATTCCATTCGATCGAGTCGCCAAAAACTCCAAAGCACCCACTCCTTTCTGGTGTACGGGCCTGGCGACCACGAACTTGTCTATTGCGGCTGTCCGAGAGGTTATTGATACTGGGCCCCCCTATATCCCGTCCCTTATTCATTGCCAAATCCAATAGCCAGGCCGCCATCTTTGACTGTCACTTTTctgacctgacctgaccCGACCCGATAGTCATTTTTCTATACCGTCTTTTCACCAACGGAAGCGTACAGTATTTTCGACCAACCTACTCTGTCCATCCTAGTATCGTTTCAGCCAAATCGCCTGTCGCTGCAGGTTgtcttcttcccttctgGGCTTTCTCCTGCTCCTGTCAGCCCCTCGCCGTCCACTCGCATCCGAGCCTGGTCCCAGCGCGATCACCCCTCTAAGCAGCAACCCCCCCCTGGATTCTTGGCCCTCTTGTCCGTTCTCTGCTTTCTGGAGCAAGCAAGGCCTGCAACCTCCCACGACTCCTGCGACTCCTTGTAATTCTCGTGGcatgctgctgctgcgtcGCCTCGTCTGCGTCAGCGTCACGAACCGAAATCCCCAGAAACAGCATCCTTTTGATGAGCAATAGGCTTGCCGCTTTCTATCATGCCCTGAGGTGAGCTTTGCAGCCGCAATATGCTCAAGATACAGACCGCCGCCGTGCCGCCAAGTATCCACTCTTCGCGCACTATCCACGACCCCTCCGGCGACTCACCGTCCGCTTCCGTGCGCATCACGTCTGCTGCCTCCGTTCAAGCTTCTGACCAACAATCCTCGACAACTCGGGCTGATCCCGCCTGGGGCCTCATGAACGGCATCGTCGGTACCGCCCCAATGGGGGCCATGTATGTCCGCGCCCTCTACGACTACGAGGCCGACGATCGCACTAGTCTCAGTTTCCACGAAGGAGATGTAATTCAAGTCATCACCCAGCTCGAGAGCGGCTGGTGGGATGGCGTTATAAATGGTGTTCGAGGCTGGTTCCCTAGCAACTACTGTCAGCTTATCACGAGTCCCGACGATATACCTGACGGCGCCCACAATGGAACCTTTGACGCTGTCGAGGATGATGCCGAAGATCCTGAGATGTACGACGACCAATATGACCAAGACGACGACTCCGAACAAGACGGCCCTATCGCGTTGCCCCTCGAGGGGACCGACGGAGGAGATAGTTCGAGGGCCGATTTTTGGATTCCACAAGCTACCCCCGACGGGCGCTTGTTCTATTACAATATGATGACAGGAGACCGCAGCATGGAACTGCCCCTGGAGTCTCCCGTATCTTCAAACGAGACTGGTCCACGAGATCGAATGAATGTCAATATCCCCGACAAAACCAGGCCACCTCCTGAGATGATGGCCCGTGGTTTGACTCAagatgaggacgacgagTATCTGACGTCCGCATCCGAGGCCGAGGGCGACTCATCTAGACTGGCCTCACGTCGTTCCAAGGTACACAGCGAGCTCGTAAACTTGATGTTCTAATGGCCCGGTTGCTAACACTCACTAGCATACTAAACGTGCCTCTTTCGGTGCCTTATCCCCATCAACTTCCATGGACTCCATCAATGGCGCATCGCCTGTTGGCCGTCTGCGAAATGGCGCCTCGTCCAATGGCCACCTTGCTGCAGGACAGGTCCCTAATATAGCATCCGCGACCTCTTTTACTAGCACCACCTATAACTTACCGACTACAGCTACAGTTCCTCGATCGTTTTTCGACGACGGCTCTACGCCTTCACTTAGCTGGACTCTTCTTGTCTCTAATATGCGACGTGCTATCGATCGGTATCGGGAAGCCATCATGAACAATAACCGCTCAGAATACGTAGCAAAAGCCGAAGACATATCTGACCATCTACGACTGCTACTTGCCGCTGGGTCAGGGACTACCGATAACCACTCTGGTCAGCCATCTATTATTTCAACGAACAAGGCTCTCTATCCTCACTTTCGAGACATGATGTCCAAATTCTCCAAGCTCGTAATCTCTTCTCATATAGCAGCTGCAGACTGGCCCAATGCCGAATCTATCCAGAAATGCCTCCAGGAAGCTGACGGAGTTCTCATGGGCGTATACAGCTATGTGGAAGTGGCTCGACAACAACGAGGCGAGGAAATTCCTCGACTCTTCCCAGGCTTTGTGATTGGTAGTAATACAGGTGGAAGTTGGCAAAACAACGGCTTGGGCCCTCGAGATGAAATCACAGCCAACTTCctcgaagatgaagagggcgTTGTAGAGCCAACTGCAATTCTCGACAACAAGATGCTTGAGCGACTGGACGAACAGAAGCGTATTTTGGTATCCAGCATCCGAGAGCTCGACAAGAGCCTGGTCGTCCTAGAGAAAATCGTTACACCCTACAGGCATGAAGTTATCGGAAACAATGTTTGTTTTGCCGGTGGTAGGGTACTCGACACATTCAGACAATGGATTGCCATGATCGAATCGATCGATTTGTCTTCCCTTGGCAACAGCTTCCAGACGCCTCAGTTAGCTGACCTCGGAACACACAAGCAGAGCCTTTACGACAATATCTCTGATCTTATTCTTGGATGTCAAGCTGTCGCCGGACCCTTGGCTGATGAATGGTCCGAAGTCCGTGGTGAAGCACTGGAAAACCGTCTGGAATATGTCAGACAATGTGCCAGAGCCCTGGAAACTAACTCTTCACATATCGGATTCTCACTTCAACTATTGTCTGAACAGGTTCAAATCAACATGCAACAACATCAGGCTGAAGTACGACCTCGGGAGAATTCTTTTGTTCGAAGCACCCTGCAACGAGGCGAGACAATGCCTTATGACCGACCACACCAGCGAACAGAATCAAGGACTGCTCCTGTACGACCGCCACTTATCACATCACAATCTTTCACCGAAGGCGAGCCTGCTCCTGGCAATATGCGCAGAGGCGATTattccaaggtcaagaagatatTTGGCGAAGATCCTTCGCCTCAAGTTCCAGTGACCGAAGATACACCAGAATTCTTACTCCTAGATTATGAACATGAAGTCTCCTGGGACAGCAAGACCTCACCACCTACTGTTAAGGGAGGATCtctccttgcccttgttgaACAGTTAACTCGTCACGACAAGCTCGATTCGAACTTCAACAATACCTTCCTTCTCACTTACCGATCATTCACAACAGCTCGGGAACTTTTCGAGATGCTTATCAAACGATTCAACATCCAACCGCCAGAAGGTCTGTCACAGGCGGATTTCGAGATTTGGAGGGACCGAAAGCAAAAGCTTATTCGCTTCCGTGTTGTTAACATTCTAAAGAATTGGTTCGATAATTTCTGGATGGAGGATTACAACGACGAGTCAAAACAACTTGTTCGTGATGTCTACAGTTTCGCTAAAGACACAGTCAAATCTACAGAAACTCCTGGTTCAGCACCCTTAATGGCGGTCCTTGATCAGAGGCTCAGTGGAAAGGAGGCTGGCGCTCGCAGGATGATTCAAACAGTGAACCAGAACACGCCAACGCCGATCATGCCCAAgaacatgaagaagctcaagttcTTGGATATTGACGTCGTTGAGTTTGCCCGCCAGCTCACCATTGTCGAATCCCGCTTGTACGGCAAGGTTAAGGCGACAGAATGTCTGAACAAGACGTGGCAGAAGAAGGTCCCTGAGGGCGAGCCTGATTTGGCCCCCAACGTTAAAGCGCTTATCCTCCACTCTAACCAGATGACCAACTGGGTCGCTGAGATGATTCTGGCGCAAATGGAAGTCAAGAAGCGAGTGGTTGTTATCAAGCACTTCGTTTCTGTTGCTGACGTGAGTAACTAAGGATATGATGTCGGGTCATTGGAACCCCTGCTAACTGACCGATAGCGTTGCCGCTCCCTGAACAACTTCTCAACACTAACATCGATTATTTCCGCATTGGGCACTGCACCCATCGCTCGTCTTAAGCGAACATGGGACCAGGTACCCCAACGTACACACGCTACATTAGAATCGATGCGGCGGGTGATGGCAAGCACCAAGAACTTCGGAGAGTACCGAGAGGCTCTTCATGCAGCCAACCCCCCTTGTATCCCTTTCTTCGGTACGGACCCCCTTTCCCGAAAAGCAGGTGACAGATCACAGTACTGACAAACAGCAAAGGTGTCTATTTAACTGATCTGACATTCATTGAGGATGGCATTCCgtccatcatcaagaagactAACCTCATTAACTTTGCTAAACGTGCCAAAACTGCTGAGGTCATTCGCGATATTCAGCAGTATCAGAACGTGGGGTACTCACTGCAACCAGTGCCTGAGCTGCAAGATTACATCTTGAACAACATGCAGGCCGCTGGGGATGTTCACGAGATGTATGACAAGAGTTTGCAAGTTGAGCCTCGTGAGCgagaggatgagaagattgTGAGGTATGTTGCATTGCGGAATACGCCCGCATCGTATGGAGCGGTGCCATCTTTCTTCTAAGTTCCCCTGGTTTAGTTTTGCACAATGGTGGAGGTCACTTCGCATTAGTGGCTTGCCGTCTTCAGTTAAGATGAAGAGACATATGCTTACTTGATGTTTCTTAATTACAGGGTCTTGGCCGAGTCTGGGTTCCTATAAACGCCGAACCCTTGCAACTGTTTGAATGATCGATGCAGCCTGCATTCTTTCAAGCAACAAGGCATGCACAACATAATCGAGGAGGGACCAGGAGGGGTGGTACTACGACCCCGCCACCGATCCTCAGAGCTCACGATAGTCCTGAGTGACCATTACTTGGGGCGGATATCACGCGATGAACGCCGCCCACGATTGATAGTGGCAGGAAGCGGCACAAAACAGCCAGCACCGCATGGTCGGGAGGCGGCCCGGAAAAGTTGGTGTGGTGGGAAATGGTTGGTGACAGGGGGTTCCAAAGTGCGGAGATGCTCGGCAGGGCATTCATAATGCTGGGAGAGGCATTTTGACAAAGGCTCCGAGCACGGCCGAGAAGCAACCTTTACGTGAAGAAATGGGTtatttgatgatgaatttACTCGGCGCACCAGCATCCATATGGAGAAAGCCTGCATGGGAGAGGAATTGGGAAACTTGGTGGACACTGACGATGGCATTTGCAAGTGTACGCTGGCCGCACGAGGATTGAATATACCTGAAAGTCCCCAGAGGTACGGCGCATGATATGATGGGAAGCATCTAGTGGAGCGAATGGTCAATTTTAAAAAACAACATGATTGTGTATCGGTATAGTTCATACAAGGGACTGTCACGGCAGTTTGGTTATTCATATCACGGGCGAGTTGGCAATGACTCTCGAATCGATGTATCTTTAGTGAGAATCACGTTGATGTATCTGATAATTTCCCCGGAATTTAGGTTCAATTACCCATAGGCAAGGAACGCTGATCAGAAACAAACGAATATGCAATATCCGTCGGTATCTCACACCCCGTCTCGTGTATCTTTACCCCAGCTTGCCCGACATCCCGCTACTCCGGGCCGCATCCAGGCCACCACCTGACAAGGGGCCTGGTCTGATAATAACGTGTTGCTGACAGCACCGAAACGAGGTCTCGCATAGGATCCAATCATGTATCACGACAAGGCGGTACCGGATTCATCAAGACAGTCCGTGTCTCGGCTAGCATTGAGTGAATGACCATAATAATGGTGCCAACTACTTAGATAGAGTAACTAGTTAAAAACACGACCAAAACAGTAACTGGGCATAAGTTGAAAAATAAAGCGCCGAAACGGCCGTGTGGGATATCATTTTCCATCATTAACTTTGCATATTTCTTTCAAACATCAGGACATTTATTCCCCTTTAGTGCTTGTGgagcttggccttgatgcgCTCGCCGATGCTTggcttgtccttcttctcatcagaACCGTGGTGCTTGCTGCTGGAGTGCGATTCGGTCTTGGAGTGATCTGAGCTTCCGCTCTCGCCAATATGAATACCCTTTTGCTCCATCAGGCCTGACAGTCGTTAGTATAACGAAACATTAGGCATTTCGATTGTGGACTTACGGTCAGCTTCACGTCCAGCACCAGGCTTGGAAGCATCAAAGTCACCACCATCGGCTGCAAACCCGCTAGCAGTGACATACTCGTCCTCCTTGGGGTCATGAGGTTGATTCTCAGACTTGGATGACTCCGTGGCTCCCTCAGAGCCAACCTCAGTAGGCTTGTGAGAAGTTCCCTCAACAGGAGCATTGCCTGCATCACCGCCATGCTccttggcaagcttctcgaTAGGCTGAGGTCCAGGACCCTCGCCGAGCTTGACGTCGGTGCCCTCAGAGGTGTCGTCAACGTCGTGGAGGTCCTTGTTGCCCTTGTCCGCCTGCGCCGGGTCGCGGGTGTCATTCTGGCCGGCAGAGGTATCCTTTGAGTGAGGGTTGGGTGCGGGAACTGAAGGTGTGGCTGAAGCAGCGTTTGTCGTCTCGGTGGGCTTGGAGACGGGGGCTTCATGTCCAAGGCCTGTTGCGCGTTCCTCACCGTGGCTGCCAAAGTTTTGTGCCACCTTTTCTTGCTGGGGGGTTTCTAGACCACGCCATGTCAGTGATATCATTCAAATGTAGTTGTTTGTGTAGTGCAGGCGTTGAGGTCGTACCTAGGTTGCCGGCATCGTAGGGCTCGCCCTGCTTGGTGTCACCTTGGACTCCGGAGACGGGCTCCTTGTTGGCAGTTTGGCTGTCTCCCCAAACAGCCTTGGAGGCGGCGGCAGTGAGGTTGCTGATGGTCTCCATTGTGATTTAGTTGTGATTGTTGTGTAAGTTTGGTATCTTGGTTGTCGTGCAGTTGAATCGTGAATGGCTGGGTATCTTGGGAGCGAGATGGGGTATACTAAAGAGCTGAAATGATAAAGAAAGGGCGGGAGCGTCACGGGGAAGTTCAAGTTTAAATAAAAGGTCCTTCAGCTTTAGAAAGGTAAGAATCAAAGAGGGGGAGGTGGTATGGTAGGTCTGACGTCGTTGTTTGTTTAACCCAACCAAGCGAGGGACACAAATAGTACAACACCTCAGTCAGTAGTATACATCATGAATGCTATGAATAGAAGCCATTTAGAAAGTACCCTTGGAAGGATTCATGTTATTTGCCGGGTCTAACCAGTCAAAGTTGTGCAACATTGTACCTGTTTGCTGTAGAGCATGACCAAAAGTACCCATTCGTGTCAAGGCAGAAGAGTCCATCATCCGTATGTGGCGGCTCAAGTTATGACGCCGCGGTCGATCGATGGAGCTGACAGGGCCTAGATTACTGCAGCATGCTCTGAGCCGTATCCCCGGCCTCTCGTTTCAGCATCCAGTGTTCCCATAATATTCCAGGCTTGGATAGGTTGGATGGATGATGTAAAAGGTTGGTCTTTGAAGAGGTCATGACGTTGCGCTGCCCTCCACAGGCGGACGTACAAGGGGACAAGGGTGAGTGtggctgaagaggaagaaaccTGCAGCAGAATATAGCTAACCAAAGAAAAAACAGAGATTAAGCATCTGTGGCTTAACTTATGCTGAAGCCAAGGAATTTGTGTCAGAGTTTTTGGTGTTGGACCGGACAACCTATCTGGGGAAGGCCGAGGTAGAGTTGGATGTGTCAACTACGTCATTCTCTACCctggtcttgtcttgtcgGAGGGGTCATCTAAGAGCTtaggagctcaagaagctgaaagATACACGGATGTGCAGCGCAGCCACAACTAAAAAAGCATATTTCAACGGttaaagaagaagccaataTGattctataattataaagctttGATGGCACTTGCTTAGGTTCCGACTTGGCATTCAATGTTCCTGAGAATCTACCGAAGTCGCAGTCAAGAAAAACAGTGGAGGGCAATAAAAGCAAGGCCTTTGGCGGTCAACATTGGATGCTTCTAGATTGGATTCTTGGCACGACCTGCAGTCCTGAGTCGCCAAATTGGCCCCAAGTCTAGCTGCGCGCGTCATCGAGTTTACAGTGGGATGCAAAAAGTTTGAATACCGGGCGTGTATCTTCTTTCGCCGCTAGCCTCTTTGAGCCAGCTACCACGTGCATATCAGCTTTTGCACGGCTAATAAGTATATAGTGATTGGCTAgatcgagcttcttcttcaaattAGAAGCAGGCTGAACTCCAAATAGGCTAGACAGGGGGTATCAGTACTTCAAAAGGTATTCAAACTTATTGCATCCCACTGTAGTATTATGTAGGTGCTGTAACTAATAAATCCGCCCGCTCGGTTTGTGTCATTAGCATTGGATCATTACGAATCAGGCAGCTCGTTCAGATACGACGGGCGTAAAGGCCAACCAGCCTTACTGCCCCGAGACAAATCTGCAGCCCTGTAGTATCGGTTCGGCCGAGAGCCGGCTTTTGTCCGGGTATTGATGAATTGTCGATTTAACATGTAAGTCGATGGACTACCTATAAAAGCCTCTGTTGCGTTTATTTCGATGCAATGCCCTTAGTTGGTCCTCTTTCGAGTTTTCGTGAACACACCGCTCTCCAAGAGCTGAAACCTTTATGCCAAGCCAGAGAGTGCACGTACGTACTCTCGCAACGGGCCATGTCGATAAAGTCCAAGAGCTAATGTCAGTTCAAGGTCTGTGTCTGTGTCTGTGTCTGTGAGGCCAAACTTTGTCGTCGATTTTGAAATGATGAATTAATGCGCGTATTGTATTGCACGAGTCGTCTCCCTACCTCC encodes the following:
- a CDS encoding hypothetical protein (At least one base has a quality score < 10); this translates as MLKIQTAAVPPSIHSSRTIHDPSGDSPSASVRITSAASVQASDQQSSTTRADPAWGLMNGIVGTAPMGAMYVRALYDYEADDRTSLSFHEGDVIQVITQLESGWWDGVINGVRGWFPSNYCQLITSPDDIPDGAHNGTFDAVEDDAEDPEMYDDQYDQDDDSEQDGPIALPLEGTDGGDSSRADFWIPQATPDGRLFYYNMMTGDRSMELPLESPVSSNETGPRDRMNVNIPDKTRPPPEMMARGLTQDEDDEYLTSASEAEGDSSRLASRRSKHTKRASFGALSPSTSMDSINGASPVGRLRNGASSNGHLAAGQVPNIASATSFTSTTYNLPTTATVPRSFFDDGSTPSLSWTLLVSNMRRAIDRYREAIMNNNRSEYVAKAEDISDHLRLLLAAGSGTTDNHSGQPSIISTNKALYPHFRDMMSKFSKLVISSHIAAADWPNAESIQKCLQEADGVLMGVYSYVEVARQQRGEEIPRLFPGFVIGSNTGGSWQNNGLGPRDEITANFLEDEEGVVEPTAILDNKMLERLDEQKRILVSSIRELDKSLVVLEKIVTPYRHEVIGNNVCFAGGRVLDTFRQWIAMIESIDLSSLGNSFQTPQLADLGTHKQSLYDNISDLILGCQAVAGPLADEWSEVRGEALENRLEYVRQCARALETNSSHIGFSLQLLSEQVQINMQQHQAEVRPRENSFVRSTLQRGETMPYDRPHQRTESRTAPVRPPLITSQSFTEGEPAPGNMRRGDYSKVKKIFGEDPSPQVPVTEDTPEFLLLDYEHEVSWDSKTSPPTVKGGSLLALVEQLTRHDKLDSNFNNTFLLTYRSFTTARELFEMLIKRFNIQPPEGLSQADFEIWRDRKQKLIRFRVVNILKNWFDNFWMEDYNDESKQLVRDVYSFAKDTVKSTETPGSAPLMAVLDQRLSGKEAGARRMIQTVNQNTPTPIMPKNMKKLKFLDIDVVEFARQLTIVESRLYGKVKATECLNKTWQKKVPEGEPDLAPNVKALILHSNQMTNWVAEMILAQMEVKKRVVVIKHFVSVADRCRSLNNFSTLTSIISALGTAPIARLKRTWDQVPQRTHATLESMRRVMASTKNFGEYREALHAANPPCIPFFGVYLTDLTFIEDGIPSIIKKTNLINFAKRAKTAEVIRDIQQYQNVGYSLQPVPELQDYILNNMQAAGDVHEMYDKSLQVEPREREDEKIVRVLAESGFL
- a CDS encoding hypothetical protein (At least one base has a quality score < 10); the protein is MLKIQTAAVPPSIHSSRTIHDPSGDSPSASVRITSAASVQASDQQSSTTRADPAWGLMNGIVGTAPMGAMYVRALYDYEADDRTSLSFHEGDVIQVITQLESGWWDGVINGVRGWFPSNYCQLITSPDDIPDGAHNGTFDAVEDDAEDPEMYDDQYDQDDDSEQDGPIALPLEGTDGGDSSRADFWIPQATPDGRLFYYNMMTGDRSMELPLESPVSSNETGPRDRMNVNIPDKTRPPPEMMARGLTQDEDDEYLTSASEAEGDSSRLASRRSKHTKRASFGALSPSTSMDSINGASPVGRLRNGASSNGHLAAGQVPNIASATSFTSTTYNLPTTATVPRSFFDDGSTPSLSWTLLVSNMRRAIDRYREAIMNNNRSEYVAKAEDISDHLRLLLAAGSGTTDNHSGQPSIISTNKALYPHFRDMMSKFSKLVISSHIAAADWPNAESIQKCLQEADGVLMGVYSYVEVARQQRGEEIPRLFPGFVIGSNTGGSWQNNGLGPRDEITANFLEDEEGVVEPTAILDNKMLERLDEQKRILVSSIRELDKSLVVLEKIVTPYRHEVIGNNVCFAGGRVLDTFRQWIAMIESIDLSSLGNSFQTPQLADLGTHKQSLYDNISDLILGCQAVAGPLADEWSEVRGEALENRLEYVRQCARALETNSSHIGFSLQLLSEQVQINMQQHQAEVRPRENSFVRSTLQRGETMPYDRPHQRTESRTAPVRPPLITSQSFTEGEPAPGNMRRGDYSKVKKIFGEDPSPQVPVTEDTPEFLLLDYEHEVSWDSKTSPPTVKGGSLLALVEQLTRHDKLDSNFNNTFLLTYRSFTTARELFEMLIKRFNIQPPEGLSQADFEIWRDRKQKLIRFRVVNILKNWFDNFWMEDYNDESKQLVRDVYSFAKDTVKSTETPGSAPLMAVLDQRLSGKEAGARRMIQTVNQNTPTPIMPKNMKKLKFLDIDVVEFARQLTIVESRLYGKVKATECLNKTWQKKVPEGEPDLAPNVKALILHSNQMTNWVAEMILAQMEVKKRVVVIKHFVSVADVSN
- a CDS encoding hypothetical protein (At least one base has a quality score < 10), with protein sequence MLKIQTAAVPPSIHSSRTIHDPSGDSPSASVRITSAASVQASDQQSSTTRADPAWGLMNGIVGTAPMGAMYVRALYDYEADDRTSLSFHEGDVIQVITQLESGWWDGVINGVRGWFPSNYCQLITSPDDIPDGAHNGTFDAVEDDAEDPEMYDDQYDQDDDSEQDGPIALPLEGTDGGDSSRADFWIPQATPDGRLFYYNMMTGDRSMELPLESPVSSNETGPRDRMNVNIPDKTRPPPEMMARGLTQDEDDEYLTSASEAEGDSSRLASRRSKHTKRASFGALSPSTSMDSINGASPVGRLRNGASSNGHLAAGQVPNIASATSFTSTTYNLPTTATVPRSFFDDGSTPSLSWTLLVSNMRRAIDRYREAIMNNNRSEYVAKAEDISDHLRLLLAAGSGTTDNHSGQPSIISTNKALYPHFRDMMSKFSKLVISSHIAAADWPNAESIQKCLQEADGVLMGVYSYVEVARQQRGEEIPRLFPGFVIGSNTGGSWQNNGLGPRDEITANFLEDEEGVVEPTAILDNKMLERLDEQKRILVSSIRELDKSLVVLEKIVTPYRHEVIGNNVCFAGGRVLDTFRQWIAMIESIDLSSLGNSFQTPQLADLGTHKQSLYDNISDLILGCQAVAGPLADEWSEVRGEALENRLEYVRQCARALETNSSHIGFSLQLLSEQVQINMQQHQAEVRPRENSFVRSTLQRGETMPYDRPHQRTESRTAPVRPPLITSQSFTEGEPAPGNMRRGDYSKVKKIFGEDPSPQVPVTEDTPEFLLLDYEHEVSWDSKTSPPTVKGGSLLALVEQLTRHDKLDSNFNNTFLLTYRSFTTARELFEMLIKRFNIQPPEGLSQADFEIWRDRKQKLIRFRVVNILKNWFDNFWMEDYNDESKQLVRDVYSFAKDTVKSTETPGSAPLMAVLDQRLSGKEAGARRMIQTVNQNTPTPIMPKNMKKLKFLDIDVVEFARQLTIVESRLYGKVKATECLNKTWQKKVPEGEPDLAPNVKALILHSNQMTNWVAEMILAQMEVKKRVVVIKHFVSVADRCRSLNNFSTLTSIISALGTAPIARLKRTWDQVPQRTHATLESMRRVMASTKNFGEYREALHAANPPCIPFFGTDPLSRKAGDRSQY